One window of Equus asinus isolate D_3611 breed Donkey chromosome 7, EquAss-T2T_v2, whole genome shotgun sequence genomic DNA carries:
- the ZNF24 gene encoding zinc finger protein 24: MSAQSGEEDSILIIPTPDEEEKILRVKLEEDPDGEEGSSIPWNHLPDPEVFRQRFRQFGYQDSPGPREAVSQLRELCRLWLRPETHTKEQILELVVLEQFVAILPKELQTWVREHHPENGEEAVTVLEDLESELDDPGQPVSLRRRKREVLVEEIVSQEEAQGLPSSELDAVENQLKWASWELHSLRHCDDDARTENGALAPKQEVPSAGESHEVPGTLNIGVPQIFKYGEACFPKGRFERKRNPSRKKQHICDECGKHFSQGSALILHQRIHSGEKPYGCVECGKAFSRSSILVQHQRVHTGEKPYKCLECGKAFSQNSGLINHQRIHTGEKPYECVQCGKSYSQSSNLFRHQRRHNAEKLLNVVKV, from the exons ATGTCTGCACAGTCAGGGGAAGAGGATTCAATACTTATCATCCCAACTccagatgaagaggaaaaaattctGAGAGTGAAGTTGGAAGAGGATCCTGATGGTGAAGAGGGATCAAGTAtcccctggaaccacctgcctgacccGGAAGTCTTCCGACAGCGATTCAGGCAGTTTGGATACCAGGATTCACCTGGGCCCCGCGAAGCTGTGAGCCAGCTTCGAGAACTTTGCCGTCTGTGGCTCAGgccagagacacacacaaaagaacaaatcttGGAGCTGGTAGTGCTGGAGCAGTTTGTTGCCATCCTACCCAAGGAGCTACAGACTTGGGTTCGAGAGCATCATCCAGAGAATGGAGAGGAGGCAGTGACAGTGCTGGAGGATTTAGAGAGTGAACTAGATGACCCTGGACAGCCG gTTTCTCTCCGTCGACGAAAACGAGAAGTGCTAGTAGAGGAGATAGTATCTCAAGAAGAAGCTCAGGGATTACCAAGTTCTGAGCTTGATGCTGTGGAAAACCAGCTCAAGTGGGCATCCTGGGAGCTCCATTCCCTAAGGCACTGTG aTGATGATGCTAGGACTGAAAATGGAGCACTAGCTCCAAAGCAAGAGGTTCCTTCAGCAGGAGAATCTCATGAAGTTCCTGGCACTCTCAATATAGGTGTTcctcagatttttaaatatggaGAAGCCTGTTTCCCCAAGGGCAggtttgaaagaaagagaaatcccTCTCGAAAGAAACAACATATATGTGATGAATGTGGAAAACACTTCAGTCAGGGCTCGGCCCTCATTCTTCATCAAAGAATCCACAGTGGGGAGAAACCCTACGGATGTGTTGAATGTGGGAAAGCATTCAGTAGAAGTTCCATCCTTGTGCAACACCAGAGagtccatactggagaaaaaccttACAAATGTCTTGAATGTGGAAAGGCCTTTAGCCAGAATTCTGGGCTTATTAATCATCAGAGAATCCATACTggggagaaaccttatgaatgtgtTCAGTGTGGGAAATCCTATAGTCAAAGCTCAAATCTTTTTAGACATCAGCGAAGACACAATGCAGAAAAACTTCTGAATGTTGTAAAAgtttaa